The following coding sequences are from one Archaeoglobaceae archaeon window:
- a CDS encoding RNA-binding domain-containing protein, which yields MKGRIEWIKVSAVVHSTESREKVSKALANLFPFDFEIQVSKAEGHYGNPLEYLEVELKKSSEIKLFWKNLVNLLKDKREILLNTLEDRVDAQNVLHIRLDKQKAYLGEFELSGTDPIAVKVKLVVFPAKREKVLEFARELCSIL from the coding sequence ATGAAAGGTAGAATTGAATGGATTAAAGTTTCGGCAGTTGTTCACTCTACTGAAAGTAGAGAAAAAGTTTCTAAAGCACTTGCAAATCTTTTTCCTTTTGATTTCGAAATTCAGGTTAGCAAGGCTGAGGGGCACTATGGTAATCCCCTTGAGTATCTTGAAGTAGAACTTAAAAAAAGCTCTGAAATAAAATTATTTTGGAAGAATTTAGTGAATTTGCTCAAAGATAAAAGAGAGATCTTATTGAACACACTTGAAGATAGAGTAGATGCGCAGAATGTGTTGCATATAAGGCTTGACAAACAGAAGGCTTATCTTGGTGAATTTGAATTATCTGGCACGGACCCCATAGCGGTAAAAGTGAAGCTCGTTGTTTTCCCTGCAAAAAGGGAAAAAGTCTTGGAATTTGCAAGAGAACTATGTTCGATTTTGTGA
- a CDS encoding nicotinamide-nucleotide adenylyltransferase, with translation MRGLFIGRFQPYHLGHHEVVKKILEEVDELIIGIGSAQESHTLENPFTAGERIMMISRAIDELGTRKKVYIIPLEDIYRNSLWVTHICSMVPPFEVVYTNNPLVYRLFKEANFNVVKTGMINRHEYHGTEIRKKMLEGDDWEKFVPKAVVEVIKEIGGIERIREIAGKDF, from the coding sequence ATGAGAGGGCTATTCATTGGCAGATTTCAGCCCTACCATTTAGGACATCACGAAGTCGTTAAGAAGATTCTGGAGGAAGTCGATGAACTCATTATAGGAATTGGCAGTGCTCAAGAAAGCCATACGCTTGAGAACCCATTTACTGCTGGAGAACGAATTATGATGATTTCAAGAGCTATAGATGAGCTCGGAACACGGAAAAAGGTTTACATAATCCCACTCGAAGACATCTATCGCAATAGCCTATGGGTGACCCACATCTGTTCAATGGTCCCTCCCTTCGAAGTGGTTTACACAAACAACCCTCTCGTGTATCGGCTTTTCAAGGAGGCGAACTTCAACGTGGTAAAGACGGGTATGATCAACAGACACGAGTATCATGGCACTGAAATAAGGAAGAAGATGCTTGAAGGCGATGACTGGGAAAAATTTGTGCCAAAAGCTGTCGTAGAAGTTATAAAGGAGATCGGCGGGATTGAGAGAATAAGAGAGATCGCAGGGAAGGATTTTTGA
- a CDS encoding RNase P subunit p30 family protein produces the protein MFDFVRFSPPKIDLGFRGFVVLSEKPMKDGYYGYIVRAESSEELKEKLKSIENSIVAVDCTLGLCKEAVMRKKVDIILDNERRELDYATLKLAKEKDVAIEFGLSKFLVTRGLRRSLLFSRLKQEAKIVKKFDTPFIITSSAENVYQLRTRKQVETFFSYFGFDVKKARFFAERIVRRYYDDTYVMDGFVIEQ, from the coding sequence ATGTTCGATTTTGTGAGATTTTCTCCACCTAAAATCGATCTCGGTTTTCGTGGATTTGTCGTTTTAAGCGAAAAACCCATGAAAGATGGGTATTACGGCTACATAGTTAGAGCTGAAAGTTCAGAAGAGCTAAAGGAGAAGTTAAAAAGCATTGAAAATTCAATTGTGGCTGTTGACTGCACCCTGGGGCTTTGTAAAGAAGCGGTGATGAGAAAAAAAGTCGATATCATTCTCGATAACGAGCGAAGAGAACTCGATTACGCGACACTCAAGCTTGCGAAGGAGAAAGATGTAGCCATAGAATTTGGCCTCTCTAAATTCTTGGTTACCAGAGGTTTAAGAAGATCTCTGTTGTTTTCGAGATTAAAGCAAGAAGCGAAGATTGTTAAAAAATTCGACACACCTTTCATCATAACTTCTTCTGCAGAGAATGTTTATCAGCTTAGGACAAGGAAGCAAGTGGAAACTTTTTTTTCATATTTTGGTTTTGATGTGAAAAAGGCAAGGTTTTTTGCGGAAAGAATAGTCAGGAGATACTACGACGATACCTATGTTATGGATGGATTCGTGATTGAGCAATAG
- a CDS encoding CofH family radical SAM protein, producing the protein MSIREIEELFAKDLHELGCLIKAEKIVTFSINAHINYSNVCETKCKICAYHRKKQFTLSVDEVVSEALKAVKAGATELHIVGSHNPELGIEYFEEIFRRISSQCSATIKALTAAEVHYYAKKEKMSVREFLSRLKSAGLKILAGGGAEILVDSVRKEICPRKCNSEEWLRVMRIAHENGIKSNATMLFGHVESKRHRAIHLYKLRKLQEKTGGFLAFIPLPFHPEGTEYSFKPSPVDILKTIAVSRLVLSNFRAIKAYWVMLGLELAEIALNYGANDLDGTVGYERIAHSAGAKTPVGLPAEDLIRLIKNANKIPAERDAFFNILRVYENREVRICE; encoded by the coding sequence ATGTCGATTAGAGAGATCGAAGAACTCTTTGCCAAAGACTTGCACGAGCTTGGATGCCTAATTAAAGCGGAAAAAATCGTGACATTCTCAATTAACGCTCACATAAATTACAGCAACGTCTGCGAAACTAAATGCAAAATTTGTGCCTACCACCGCAAAAAACAGTTCACGCTGAGCGTTGATGAAGTGGTTAGCGAGGCTTTGAAGGCTGTAAAGGCGGGAGCAACAGAATTGCACATCGTTGGCTCTCACAATCCAGAGCTTGGAATCGAGTATTTTGAAGAGATCTTCAGAAGGATCTCTTCGCAGTGCTCAGCAACGATAAAAGCATTGACAGCTGCGGAAGTGCATTACTATGCGAAGAAGGAAAAAATGAGCGTTAGAGAATTTTTAAGCAGATTGAAGTCCGCTGGGCTCAAAATCCTTGCTGGCGGTGGGGCAGAGATCCTTGTTGACAGCGTTCGCAAAGAAATATGCCCAAGAAAATGCAATAGCGAGGAATGGTTGAGGGTTATGCGAATAGCCCACGAGAATGGAATCAAGAGCAACGCTACAATGCTCTTTGGACATGTTGAGAGCAAAAGGCATAGAGCGATCCATCTGTATAAGCTGAGAAAGCTTCAGGAAAAAACTGGTGGTTTCTTGGCTTTTATCCCGCTACCCTTCCATCCCGAAGGAACAGAATACAGCTTTAAACCATCTCCAGTGGACATATTAAAAACGATAGCGGTCTCAAGGCTTGTGCTTTCAAATTTCAGAGCAATAAAGGCTTACTGGGTAATGCTTGGCTTGGAGCTTGCTGAGATCGCTTTAAACTACGGAGCAAACGATCTCGACGGAACAGTTGGCTATGAAAGAATTGCTCACTCCGCTGGAGCTAAAACTCCTGTTGGGCTTCCCGCTGAAGATCTAATAAGGCTGATAAAAAATGCAAACAAAATTCCAGCTGAGAGAGATGCCTTCTTTAATATTTTGAGGGTTTATGAGAATCGGGAAGTTCGGATTTGTGAATAA
- a CDS encoding MqnA/MqnD/SBP family protein yields MRVAHTPDADDAFMFYAMLNGKIPLSFKVENVVEDIESLNRKALLGEYEVTALSVHAYAFVADKYRLLSAGASVGDGYGPIVVAKRDLDLKKAKIAIPGKLTTASLLLKLAVDAKTVEMRFDEILNAVKSGRVDAGLLIHEAQLSYEEHGLKKVLDLYDWWRSQTKLPLPLGVNAIRRDLSLELQKASLRAMKESVRYALENVDEALSYAERYARGMDREKLRKFVTMYVNEYTVEMPEKVLKAIEVLFDMAEEKGIVKKPRLDVLRDVD; encoded by the coding sequence ATGCGAGTTGCCCATACGCCAGATGCGGATGATGCCTTCATGTTCTATGCAATGCTCAATGGCAAAATTCCTCTTAGCTTTAAAGTTGAAAATGTTGTTGAGGACATTGAAAGCCTCAATAGAAAGGCATTGCTTGGAGAATACGAAGTCACCGCATTATCTGTGCACGCTTACGCATTCGTTGCGGACAAATACCGCCTTCTTTCCGCTGGAGCGAGCGTTGGAGATGGTTATGGGCCGATTGTGGTGGCAAAGAGGGATTTGGATTTAAAGAAAGCAAAGATCGCAATTCCAGGTAAGCTGACTACCGCTTCACTACTGCTGAAGCTTGCAGTTGATGCCAAAACTGTAGAGATGAGATTTGATGAAATTCTAAATGCGGTAAAAAGTGGCAGAGTCGATGCGGGGCTTTTAATACATGAAGCCCAGCTCAGCTATGAGGAGCATGGACTAAAGAAGGTTCTTGATCTCTATGATTGGTGGCGCTCGCAGACAAAGCTCCCACTGCCTCTCGGAGTAAATGCGATAAGAAGAGATCTTAGCTTGGAATTGCAAAAGGCTTCTCTGAGGGCGATGAAGGAAAGTGTGAGATATGCGTTGGAAAATGTTGACGAAGCTTTGAGCTACGCTGAGCGATATGCGAGGGGAATGGACAGAGAGAAGCTCAGGAAATTCGTGACGATGTATGTAAACGAATACACTGTTGAGATGCCTGAAAAAGTGCTTAAAGCAATAGAAGTGCTTTTTGATATGGCGGAAGAGAAAGGAATAGTTAAAAAACCTCGCTTGGATGTGCTTAGAGATGTCGATTAG
- a CDS encoding 30S ribosomal protein S3ae — protein sequence MARKRVARVKDKWASKKWFTLLAPEYFGMTEVGETPASDPELVVGRTVETTLADLTGDASNQNPYKKLVFKVHRVAGEKAYTKFHRFELMREYLNSLVRRRTSKVEDVIDIQTADGYRLRVKPVVFTVKRCKSSQKRAIRAISREVIESKSSLNFVQFLQECILGKVPSEIYKGAKKIYPIRRVEIRKIELLSEPKTEVVAG from the coding sequence ATGGCGAGAAAGAGGGTTGCAAGAGTAAAGGATAAGTGGGCAAGTAAGAAATGGTTCACACTTCTGGCTCCAGAGTATTTTGGGATGACAGAGGTAGGCGAGACTCCAGCAAGCGATCCAGAGTTAGTAGTTGGCAGGACTGTGGAAACGACTTTGGCAGACCTAACGGGAGATGCTTCAAACCAGAATCCATACAAGAAGTTGGTCTTTAAAGTCCATAGAGTTGCTGGCGAAAAAGCTTACACAAAGTTTCACAGGTTTGAGCTGATGAGAGAGTATCTGAATAGTCTCGTAAGGCGGAGAACCAGCAAAGTTGAAGACGTGATAGACATTCAGACTGCGGATGGTTACAGGCTTAGAGTGAAACCTGTTGTCTTCACAGTTAAGAGGTGCAAGAGCTCTCAGAAGAGAGCTATAAGGGCAATTTCAAGAGAAGTCATAGAAAGCAAGAGTTCATTGAATTTTGTTCAGTTCCTCCAAGAATGCATTCTTGGAAAAGTCCCATCTGAGATTTACAAGGGCGCCAAGAAGATATACCCAATCAGAAGAGTTGAAATCAGAAAAATAGAATTGCTGAGTGAGCCCAAAACAGAGGTGGTCGCAGGATGA
- a CDS encoding DUF424 family protein translates to MKIYRVRGEVLVAVCDADIVGKVFREGNLKIEVKEEFYGTEEFEEKDVEEALRKATIANITGKMAVDLAIKIGIVDKDKVLRIENCPHAQMVLI, encoded by the coding sequence ATGAAAATATATCGGGTTAGGGGTGAAGTGCTCGTTGCTGTGTGCGATGCCGATATAGTTGGAAAAGTTTTTAGAGAGGGGAATTTGAAAATAGAGGTAAAGGAGGAATTTTACGGGACTGAGGAATTCGAAGAAAAAGATGTGGAAGAAGCACTTAGAAAGGCTACGATTGCGAATATTACTGGAAAAATGGCAGTTGACCTGGCCATAAAGATAGGAATCGTGGATAAAGATAAGGTTTTAAGAATAGAAAATTGCCCCCATGCTCAAATGGTCTTAATTTAG
- a CDS encoding protein-L-isoaspartate O-methyltransferase: MDYEEKRQRLADRLKEELNLSEKVYNAIKKVPRHLFVPERYRAEAYIDTPLPIGHGQTISAPHMVAIMCELLELKEGERVLEIGTGCGYHAAVTAEIVGKDGLVISIERIPELAEIAKQNLHALGYDNVIVVVGDGSKGYAEKAPYDKIYVTASAPDIPKPLIEQLRTGGKMVIPIGETYQNLYIVEKKDGIIRRNWGAVRFVLLYGEYGFRNFEE, translated from the coding sequence ATGGACTATGAAGAAAAAAGGCAAAGACTTGCAGATAGATTGAAAGAGGAGCTAAATCTCAGTGAAAAGGTATACAATGCAATAAAAAAGGTTCCGAGACATCTTTTTGTTCCAGAAAGATATCGTGCTGAAGCATATATCGATACTCCCCTGCCAATTGGCCATGGACAAACTATTAGCGCACCACATATGGTTGCAATAATGTGCGAATTGCTGGAATTAAAAGAAGGGGAGAGAGTTCTTGAGATTGGAACAGGGTGTGGATATCACGCGGCTGTAACTGCGGAGATAGTTGGTAAAGATGGACTCGTGATTTCAATTGAAAGAATTCCCGAACTTGCAGAAATTGCCAAACAAAACCTTCATGCACTTGGTTACGACAATGTAATCGTGGTTGTTGGAGACGGCAGTAAAGGATACGCTGAAAAAGCACCCTACGACAAGATTTATGTCACGGCATCTGCTCCAGACATTCCAAAACCACTTATTGAACAACTTCGAACCGGTGGAAAGATGGTGATCCCGATTGGTGAAACGTATCAGAACCTCTACATCGTAGAGAAAAAAGATGGGATAATAAGGAGGAATTGGGGAGCGGTAAGATTTGTGCTTCTCTATGGCGAATACGGGTTTAGAAATTTTGAAGAGTAG
- the cobS gene encoding adenosylcobinamide-GDP ribazoletransferase yields the protein MANTGLEILKSSLGFLTTLPVGGDVEVLRRNLWIFPFVGFFLGFLISIPAFFGFGLLCLLLYLALEGINHVDGLADFGDAFFAPKDKKLKALKDIQLGAGGVAFLCVYFIVLYHSFLSVTAFDIVISQITAKFSMLLLLTTSKPSWEGMGAYFMEFATKRDLIIGSIPLILVIINIESLIAAISTIFMIFCLKKYAHSRFGGINGDVIGSANCIAFASMLGILSLN from the coding sequence ATGGCGAATACGGGTTTAGAAATTTTGAAGAGTAGCTTGGGATTCTTAACAACTCTCCCTGTGGGAGGAGATGTGGAAGTTTTAAGGAGAAATCTGTGGATTTTTCCGTTTGTAGGGTTTTTTTTAGGATTCTTAATCTCAATTCCAGCATTTTTTGGATTCGGGCTTCTTTGTCTTCTTCTATATCTTGCTCTTGAGGGCATAAATCACGTCGACGGTCTTGCGGATTTTGGAGACGCATTTTTCGCACCAAAAGATAAAAAGCTCAAAGCTCTCAAAGACATCCAGTTAGGGGCAGGAGGTGTTGCGTTTTTATGTGTTTATTTTATTGTCCTATACCATAGCTTTTTAAGCGTAACTGCTTTTGATATAGTGATCTCGCAAATAACAGCAAAATTCTCGATGTTGTTGCTTCTTACCACATCAAAACCAAGTTGGGAAGGGATGGGGGCCTACTTTATGGAATTTGCAACCAAAAGAGATTTAATAATTGGTTCGATCCCATTAATACTTGTAATTATTAATATCGAAAGTTTGATCGCTGCAATTTCAACTATTTTTATGATATTTTGTTTAAAAAAATACGCTCACTCGAGATTTGGAGGGATAAACGGCGACGTGATCGGATCGGCGAACTGTATAGCATTTGCTTCGATGCTTGGCATTTTATCTCTAAATTAA
- a CDS encoding translation initiation factor IF-2 subunit beta, with translation MEEYLRLLDRAMEKLSQKPILRKDRFEIPKVSVTREGVRTILRNLSQIAKTLNRSEDHIYKYLVKSLGTAGFIDNGRLIFQGKFSEEEIQKEIDEYVKTYVLCKECNAPDTELLKEERVTFLRCLACGAKQPVKG, from the coding sequence ATGGAGGAATATCTTAGATTGCTGGATCGTGCGATGGAGAAGTTATCTCAGAAGCCCATATTGAGGAAAGATCGCTTTGAAATACCGAAGGTGAGTGTTACAAGGGAAGGAGTTAGAACAATCCTGAGAAATCTATCGCAAATCGCAAAAACACTTAACAGAAGTGAGGATCATATCTATAAATACCTTGTGAAGTCTCTGGGGACTGCTGGCTTCATCGACAATGGGAGGCTAATATTCCAGGGAAAGTTCTCGGAAGAGGAGATTCAGAAGGAGATAGATGAATACGTAAAGACATATGTTTTGTGCAAGGAGTGCAACGCTCCGGATACGGAACTGTTAAAAGAGGAGAGGGTCACTTTCCTGCGCTGTTTGGCCTGTGGGGCTAAGCAACCTGTAAAAGGATGA
- a CDS encoding radical SAM protein has product MNEISLPYKTRSLCPECLAIIDAEVYAENGKVMIKKVCKEHGEFEDVYWGDVELFKRASRFARDGKGIENPITQKGNCPFSCGLCGNHKSHTALLNIVLTNRCDLACWYCFFYAKRAGYVYEPTIEQIRQMVRLARQIKPVPCNAVQLTGGEPALREDLLEIIRVIKEEGYDHVQLNTNGIRLALEEDFAKKVREAGVNTVYLSYDGVDEKTNPKNHQEIPKILENCRKADLGIVLVPTIIRNVNDHQLADIIRFAAKNVDIVRGVNFQPVSLVGSMPKKEREQYRITIPDCLKAIEEQTEGEITRDDFYPVPSVVPVSKFVEAITSRPQYELTAHFACGMATYVFIEDGKMIPITRFVDINGFLDFLDKKADYIRDSKIKSVKALKNLIDMRRFIDSSKAPKGMSLRKILFNILLKHDYSALGEFHKKSLFIGFMHFQDLYNYDIARVERCEIHYATPDGRIIPFCTFNVIPEYYRDKIQEKFAIPIEEWEKRTGRKLKDDIYRVVRRPR; this is encoded by the coding sequence ATGAACGAAATTTCATTGCCATATAAAACAAGATCACTCTGTCCTGAATGTCTGGCTATAATCGATGCAGAAGTTTACGCTGAAAATGGCAAGGTGATGATAAAGAAGGTTTGCAAAGAACATGGGGAATTCGAAGACGTTTACTGGGGAGATGTGGAGCTTTTTAAGAGAGCTTCAAGGTTTGCAAGAGACGGTAAAGGAATTGAAAATCCGATTACCCAAAAAGGCAATTGTCCTTTTAGCTGTGGTCTATGTGGTAACCACAAAAGCCATACCGCACTGCTGAACATTGTCTTAACGAATAGATGTGATCTTGCCTGCTGGTATTGTTTCTTCTACGCAAAAAGAGCAGGATATGTTTATGAGCCCACAATTGAGCAAATAAGACAAATGGTCAGACTTGCAAGGCAAATTAAACCAGTTCCCTGCAATGCTGTGCAGTTAACTGGCGGGGAACCAGCTTTAAGAGAAGACCTGCTTGAAATTATCAGGGTGATAAAGGAGGAGGGCTACGATCATGTTCAGCTAAACACAAACGGCATAAGACTGGCACTTGAAGAAGATTTCGCAAAGAAGGTTAGGGAAGCGGGTGTTAACACAGTATATCTTTCTTATGATGGAGTTGATGAAAAAACGAACCCCAAAAACCATCAAGAGATACCAAAGATCCTTGAGAACTGCAGAAAAGCTGATCTGGGCATCGTTCTTGTGCCAACCATAATCAGAAATGTTAACGATCACCAGCTTGCAGATATAATAAGATTTGCTGCTAAAAACGTAGACATAGTTCGTGGTGTCAACTTCCAGCCAGTGAGCCTTGTAGGGAGCATGCCCAAAAAGGAAAGGGAGCAGTATAGGATTACGATTCCAGATTGTCTAAAAGCCATAGAAGAGCAAACCGAAGGGGAGATAACCAGAGACGACTTTTATCCAGTTCCAAGTGTAGTCCCTGTCTCGAAATTCGTTGAGGCGATAACTTCGAGACCACAATACGAGTTAACTGCCCATTTTGCATGTGGAATGGCAACCTACGTCTTCATCGAAGATGGAAAAATGATCCCTATTACGAGATTTGTAGACATAAACGGATTCCTCGACTTCCTCGACAAAAAGGCGGATTATATACGGGATAGTAAAATTAAATCTGTCAAGGCTTTGAAGAACCTGATAGACATGCGTAGGTTTATAGATTCGTCTAAGGCTCCAAAGGGAATGAGTTTAAGGAAAATTCTCTTCAACATTCTTCTCAAGCATGATTACTCTGCGCTGGGAGAATTCCACAAGAAATCTCTCTTCATAGGCTTCATGCACTTCCAAGATCTATACAACTACGACATAGCAAGAGTTGAGCGTTGCGAAATTCACTATGCAACTCCTGATGGCAGAATAATACCCTTCTGCACATTTAATGTTATTCCTGAATACTACAGGGACAAGATCCAGGAGAAGTTTGCCATCCCAATTGAGGAGTGGGAGAAAAGGACTGGAAGGAAGCTTAAAGACGACATATACAGAGTTGTGAGGAGACCAAGATGA
- a CDS encoding NTP transferase domain-containing protein has protein sequence MLALLMCGGKGERLKSGEKPLFEVCGLKLIDHALKALSSHDVIAITSPFTPKTEKYLESIGIRFFRAKGRGFIEDYSEAIKILTLKGAILIVCSDLIYLRDGIIDEIVSHYRNCGKKALRAVKDGEAVGINIIIADEEGEQEEEIYIVDDVLNINTLEDVKKAEKLWTMKKKGKDLQID, from the coding sequence ATGCTCGCACTGCTTATGTGCGGTGGTAAGGGAGAAAGGCTAAAGTCTGGGGAGAAGCCCCTATTTGAAGTTTGTGGTCTAAAACTTATAGATCATGCCCTAAAAGCTTTGTCCTCACATGATGTAATAGCGATCACTTCACCATTTACTCCAAAAACTGAAAAATATCTCGAAAGCATTGGGATCAGGTTTTTCAGAGCTAAAGGAAGAGGATTCATTGAGGATTACAGTGAAGCTATTAAAATCTTAACATTAAAGGGTGCTATATTGATCGTATGCTCAGATCTCATTTACCTGCGTGATGGCATAATCGACGAGATAGTCTCACACTACAGGAATTGCGGAAAAAAGGCTCTTAGAGCAGTTAAAGATGGTGAGGCTGTTGGAATAAACATAATAATTGCCGATGAAGAGGGTGAACAGGAAGAGGAAATATATATAGTTGATGACGTCTTAAATATCAACACATTGGAAGATGTAAAAAAGGCTGAGAAGTTATGGACTATGAAGAAAAAAGGCAAAGACTTGCAGATAGATTGA
- a CDS encoding 50S ribosomal protein L15e, producing the protein MKSMYAFIGQTWQNEELMKPLMWKRLQQWRREPAVVRIERPTRLNRARALGYKAKRGIIVVRVRVRRGGRLPRRPSRGRKTKNQMVSKLTPKKGLQWIAEERANRKYPNMEVLGSYWVGEDAKFKWFEVILVDRSCPDIIADKDLCWITRQKGRVYRGLTPAGRRARGLRRRGRGAEKIRPSYRANFRNER; encoded by the coding sequence ATGAAGTCCATGTATGCATTCATCGGACAGACTTGGCAAAATGAGGAACTGATGAAGCCTTTGATGTGGAAAAGACTCCAGCAGTGGCGCAGAGAACCAGCAGTTGTGAGAATTGAAAGACCTACAAGACTTAACAGAGCCAGAGCTTTGGGCTACAAGGCTAAGAGAGGCATAATTGTTGTGCGGGTCAGAGTTAGAAGAGGTGGAAGACTACCGAGGAGACCAAGTAGAGGAAGGAAGACGAAAAATCAGATGGTAAGCAAGTTAACACCAAAAAAGGGACTTCAGTGGATTGCTGAAGAGAGAGCAAATAGAAAATATCCGAACATGGAGGTTCTGGGCTCATACTGGGTTGGTGAGGATGCTAAATTCAAGTGGTTTGAGGTTATCCTCGTTGACAGAAGCTGTCCAGATATTATTGCAGATAAAGATCTCTGCTGGATAACAAGACAGAAGGGAAGGGTTTACAGGGGTTTAACACCTGCAGGAAGGAGAGCAAGAGGACTGAGAAGAAGAGGAAGGGGGGCAGAGAAGATTAGACCAAGCTATAGAGCAAATTTCAGGAATGAAAGGTAG
- a CDS encoding cation:proton antiporter, which translates to MDVYLLLTIFLGISALLALLFERIGLSRIAGYIMTGFLISLIFSGSIEANKELLGFFSQIAITLLVFEIGREIGIERVRKMDLIPLTILGFEVFFALILAMIFGYLLKLDILEILILAIIASFSSTAILYSLLENFNFPQEVKKQILTVTILEDVYALIILAILPSFKLGGLEIVEILRFGALSLVIVAVLIIFGLTIVKRFFVKVVEPNELGVAIILASAFLFAMISKFFGLSPALGAFSAGVALSAHPKNKELGEYLKPMREVFLILFFISLGTEAGLIKELSPIIFLAPLVVFLRFLAFASSNWLVTGRNLEESIRIGFVASCVGEFGIVVTYEAMELGLIGVEFLTLSAFSVILGAIISSSMGGSEKYSRKLSSIVPVEIKILIGRISVNVNRVAEGKASKVVQKAFYRVIRNVLALLAVIILGSSTLYLLDHLVPAFSHFLILFIIFLFLLTILLIGINTKKYSEELCTILVEKSGLNPKFKEVFVGFTFMAFLLISFSLTILFSGRYFTELMLKVYELDISNYIVFSVLLLFTGIILILYWKLKKMPL; encoded by the coding sequence ATGGATGTATACCTGCTTCTTACCATATTTCTTGGTATTTCTGCATTATTGGCGTTATTATTTGAGAGAATTGGGTTATCTCGAATTGCTGGATATATAATGACGGGATTTTTGATCAGCCTGATCTTTTCAGGAAGTATAGAGGCAAATAAAGAGTTGCTTGGCTTTTTCTCACAGATTGCCATCACTTTGCTGGTTTTCGAAATTGGAAGAGAGATCGGAATTGAAAGAGTAAGAAAAATGGATCTGATCCCCCTTACGATCTTGGGATTTGAGGTCTTTTTCGCCCTGATCCTCGCCATGATCTTTGGTTATCTTTTGAAGCTGGACATTTTAGAGATCCTGATCTTGGCGATCATTGCTTCCTTTAGCAGCACAGCCATACTTTACAGTTTGTTGGAGAACTTCAATTTTCCTCAAGAAGTTAAGAAGCAAATACTCACAGTTACAATCCTTGAGGACGTCTATGCTCTCATAATTCTCGCAATTTTACCAAGTTTCAAGCTTGGAGGATTAGAGATTGTGGAGATCTTGAGATTTGGAGCCTTATCGCTTGTGATCGTTGCGGTTCTAATCATATTCGGACTAACGATCGTTAAAAGGTTCTTTGTGAAGGTTGTTGAACCAAACGAGCTGGGTGTCGCTATAATCCTTGCGTCTGCTTTTCTATTCGCAATGATTTCGAAATTTTTTGGTCTGTCTCCCGCCTTGGGTGCCTTCTCTGCAGGTGTTGCCCTCTCAGCTCACCCCAAAAATAAGGAGCTGGGCGAATATCTTAAACCCATGAGAGAAGTATTTTTAATCCTTTTCTTCATTTCTCTTGGCACAGAGGCGGGACTCATAAAAGAGTTAAGCCCCATCATTTTTCTAGCCCCGCTTGTTGTATTCCTTAGATTTTTAGCATTTGCATCCTCAAATTGGCTTGTAACTGGGAGAAATTTAGAAGAGAGTATTAGGATCGGGTTTGTTGCAAGTTGTGTTGGTGAGTTCGGGATCGTCGTTACCTACGAAGCCATGGAACTCGGACTGATTGGAGTTGAATTTCTAACTCTTTCAGCGTTCTCAGTGATCTTGGGAGCAATCATATCTTCGAGTATGGGAGGTTCTGAGAAATACTCCAGAAAGCTATCTTCTATAGTTCCAGTTGAGATAAAGATCCTTATAGGCAGAATATCAGTTAACGTTAACAGAGTTGCAGAAGGAAAGGCAAGCAAAGTTGTGCAAAAAGCCTTTTATAGAGTTATCAGGAATGTTTTGGCACTTTTGGCAGTCATAATTTTAGGCTCTTCCACTTTATATCTTCTGGATCATCTTGTTCCTGCCTTCAGCCACTTTCTGATACTCTTCATAATCTTCTTATTTTTACTCACAATCCTGTTGATCGGGATCAACACAAAGAAGTATTCTGAAGAACTTTGCACGATTTTAGTGGAGAAAAGTGGACTCAATCCCAAGTTCAAAGAAGTATTTGTAGGCTTCACTTTTATGGCTTTTCTACTTATCAGCTTTAGCCTAACGATCCTTTTTTCAGGTAGATACTTTACTGAGCTTATGCTGAAAGTCTATGAATTGGATATTTCAAACTACATAGTCTTTTCAGTCTTATTGCTCTTTACCGGAATAATTCTGATATTATACTGGAAGCTGAAGAAAATGCCCCTATAA